aagGTAAAGTATTGTAAATAAGCATATTTGTTTATCAGTGAAtgaattcaaataaaacaaaggcAGACTCTTTAGGAAAGGAGAAATTAGAAAGAGgataatatacaaaaaaaaaatctaagtagaaatgatttcaaatataaattttgaaataagtgTTATAAAGGTGAAGAGAAAGGGAGTGATTGCACTGTTTAGTGTGTAGTTAAGTAATGAAGAATTGGAGCAGAGTGTAGCTCTGGACTTATTTTTTTGAAAGCAGTTGAAGGAGTTGGAAGTGTAATTTTAATCATAGCATGGTTAGGCTCTCCCTTCCTAATTTCCCTCTGTTATCATTACATTAGTAGCTTGGTTTCTCATACAGgagtatcaattttaatatttaagaaactAGGGTTTTCAATTTCAATAACCGATTCAGTTTGTATGGCTCAAttagggatttttttttttgtggtggTACTGGATGTATTGCAGTCCATTGCATtgcatttcaattttatttcattttgttattttaggATCTTTTTTTATCAGTACTTCCCTTTTCATGACAGGACGGACATGATTCTGAAGACCCAAAGCAAAGCACTGCTGATATGACAGCTTTTGTAAGTTGTTAAGCGTCTTCAAGAGTTAATCGTTGtgttttatgtttcatttatGTGTTTATGTGAATGCCAATAGTGCTAGTAACTGGTCGTTGCTTATAACATTTGAGAAAACGATTTTAGATTACTAGTTTAATGTTTATAACCATTTCATTCTGCATATTGGGTCTGGACCAAAGTCCACGATGAGAGTGGGAATATGAATTGCTGCTATTGACTGTTAAATTTTGACCTttatttctcctttttctctctttaggTGCAAAATCTTCTTCAACAGATGGTGAGTTGTGTACTCTAGGCTCGTTGACCTGCAATGCTGATTTTCAGTATATATTTCACTGCTCCTAACAAGAATTTTGTTTCCAGCAAATAAGGTTCCAGACAATGTCTGACTCCATAATTACAAAGAATATCCTTTTTATTCTTATGATAATATTGAATGGTAAGGTTTAAAGAAATCAATTTCAGAAAATGTAATTCATAATAGTGGTTTTTCCCAAGAAATAAGATGATTCAAAGTAGACAAATGACAATTGATCTTAGGTGGTGTCGGGGTGCTAACTTACATTCTCTATAGACAAGCTTGCAAGGAATGCTTTCTGAactgtttgtgttttgaattagTCTTTATAATTCATAGACAACCCTGTTATATTATAAAATGctaatcaaattcaaactcaTAACATACATCATGGTGGTAAATTGTTTCTTCTCACAGCTGCATAATCCTTTTCTTTATGAACTCAAGAATGTGTACAATTTGCGATGTGACTTAAGCAACTTATGTACATTTGTGATTGAGTGGTGTCATATATATGCTGGCTAAGTCAGAATGGACAATGATGCCAATTGTATCACcttacataattataatttataattattgccGACTTGCCCGTTATAAAAATTGCTTAAGTAATGTTTTTCTTAACGTCAAGCACTTGATGAGATGGGAAACCGTATAAATGAGTTGGAAGAAAGCATCAATGATCTAAGAGCAGAGATGGGAGTGGAGAGCACTCCATCACCTGTGGCCCCTGTTGCCCGTGCTAAGCCAAAGGAAGAAGAGTCGAACAAAGAAGAAGGTTCTGCTTGAGTTACATTTGTGTTCGACtgcattgttttattttgtatcttGTCATAGTTCAGGATTCTGTGACACTGTATCTAGCGAACTTTCTCTTTGGTAGCTAAAATTTATGTTCAAACTAGTAAAAAGCAAAGCCCCGTCGTTGATTTCTTGTGTCTTTCTAATTGGAATGTGCTAGATAGGGTGCCATGTGTTTGTGGAGGATATTTCCTATACTTTAAATTGCTTGATTACTTTATGTTCCTCCTGAGTCCTGCCCCCATTCTATTTTTGCTGTAATAGTGCTGAGAACTTTTACTCAAATCTAGTCTCATGAAGCATGTTCCAACACTAGCCTAAAGCTTACCATTGTTGATTTCAGATCAAAGTAAAGTAGatatatttaagaatttaagtGTCATTTATACTTTCATTGTGCATAATAAAttgttgaattttgaaataGATTGTTTAAAAGGTTACGTGATTTTTAATCAGCTGATAATGTAACTGCACAaagattaaattagtttaatctTAACTATTTCTGGATTcttgaaagaagagttgatcTAGCAGATGTATGGTATCAAAACTCTATTCGCACAAGGTTCAGTTAGTGCGCATTAAAGCAAGTAGAGTCCCAGCTAATTGGAGTAATGCTGAAAATTCTTATTGATTGGCAAAGTTGACACAGGCAAATTTATTTGCTCTGACTACTGTTTACTTACAGTTCCCGATAGTTACCTAGCTGTTTATGttcatttgaaataaaaataaagattttgagATCTGcaaatctgtatttaaaacgcACCACCGTCTGAATAGGCGACTTTTTTATTGCTTAAAAACCTCATAGCTTATGTTTAACTATGAATGCAAACATTGTATATAATAAACATGTTTCTAGCACCCTTTGCACCTTCTCCGGTGGAAACTCATGTTTGAGGTGGAGtaagcaataaaaaaaacacaaatatattaaCAGTAGCCACACCAGTGAAGattaatttacataaaattacAGAAATAGAGACTAAAACAGCTTTCAAAGTAAAACATAACAAGCCAGGTGATCATAACTAGAAGGCAGAGGagtaagaaaatgaaaataagtgcATGTTTGAGTTGCTGTTCATTCAAATTGTTGTGACAGTTATTCCAATACACTTCCAACCCTTTTGCAAACATAGTTGAGTCTGAAGAACATTAACTCAAACATGCAGAAAGTTGTAATTTTTCTAAGAATTACGGCAGCGGGTGATGGAGGGGCAGCCACGGGTGTATGGATTAGCCTCTGCACCTGGCTTGCAGTTGTAGTAGGAAGCACCCCTTCTTGAGCATGGCACAGTGTTACGTTGCAGCGCCTTGTAGCTTATATACTGTGAGGTCGCTAGAATGCGCCGGTGGGACTCTGAGTCCATTCCAAACTCACCCTCTTCCATGCACTCTTCTATGGA
This sequence is a window from Vigna angularis cultivar LongXiaoDou No.4 chromosome 2, ASM1680809v1, whole genome shotgun sequence. Protein-coding genes within it:
- the LOC108327086 gene encoding heat shock factor-binding protein isoform X2, coding for MDGHDSEDPKQSTADMTAFVQNLLQQMQIRFQTMSDSIITKIDEMGNRINELEESINDLRAEMGVESTPSPVAPVARAKPKEEESNKEEGSA
- the LOC108327086 gene encoding heat shock factor-binding protein isoform X1, which encodes MDGHDSEDPKQSTADMTAFVQNLLQQMQIRFQTMSDSIITKNILFILMIILNALDEMGNRINELEESINDLRAEMGVESTPSPVAPVARAKPKEEESNKEEGSA
- the LOC108327085 gene encoding rapid alkalinization factor, whose amino-acid sequence is MSSASFLLAMFLVAMFIVPSIVGAIVEQRVRWVPKTTAPCQGSIEECMEEGEFGMDSESHRRILATSQYISYKALQRNTVPCSRRGASYYNCKPGAEANPYTRGCPSITRCRNS